From the Sphingomonas mesophila genome, one window contains:
- a CDS encoding PAS domain S-box protein encodes MSGAAQPPATARPAPAEAHLAAIVESSSDAIVSKDLDGVVLSWNRAAERMFGWSAEEMIGSSIRRLIPADRQAEEDRILERVRAGEIVPKLNTVRLRKDGSTLLVAITVSPIRAPDGTIIGASKIAHDITADALVQQDLADSELRFRALADNIPQLAWMARPDGDIFWYNQRWYDHTGTDFEAMKGWGWEKVHHPDHVGRVTAKWKRELARGEGWEDTFPLLGRDGTYRWFLSRAQPIRDAGGEVTLWFGTNTDITQQREHEEQIELLMGEVSHRSKNMLAIVQSILHRTARGIDPEFVTGFEKRIAALAANQDMLIGRGWAGAAMSDIVTSQLGSVRDLIGRRVTVDGPAELMIRPRAAEALGLAFHELTTNAVKYGALSNAEGCVALSWSAGTSGDAPGFTVEWRESGGPPVAAPTHNGFGSVLIDRNIRAALGAKVALDFAPGGLVWTVTAPIERTVLA; translated from the coding sequence ATGTCCGGCGCCGCCCAGCCCCCCGCCACCGCCCGCCCCGCCCCCGCCGAGGCGCATCTCGCGGCGATCGTCGAATCGTCGTCCGACGCCATCGTCTCCAAGGACCTCGACGGCGTTGTGCTGAGCTGGAACCGTGCCGCCGAGCGGATGTTTGGCTGGTCCGCCGAGGAGATGATCGGCAGCTCGATCCGCCGCCTCATCCCGGCCGACCGCCAGGCCGAGGAGGACCGCATCCTCGAGCGGGTCCGGGCCGGGGAGATTGTCCCCAAGCTCAACACCGTCCGGCTGCGCAAGGACGGCTCGACGCTCCTCGTCGCGATCACCGTCTCGCCGATCCGTGCTCCCGACGGCACGATCATCGGCGCCAGCAAGATCGCCCACGACATCACCGCCGACGCGTTGGTCCAGCAGGACCTCGCCGACAGCGAGCTCCGCTTCCGGGCGCTGGCCGACAACATCCCCCAGCTGGCGTGGATGGCGCGGCCCGACGGGGACATCTTCTGGTACAACCAGCGCTGGTACGATCACACCGGAACCGACTTCGAGGCGATGAAGGGCTGGGGCTGGGAAAAGGTCCACCATCCCGATCACGTCGGCCGCGTCACCGCCAAGTGGAAGCGCGAGCTGGCCCGCGGCGAAGGCTGGGAGGACACCTTTCCGCTGCTTGGCCGCGACGGCACCTACCGCTGGTTCCTGTCCCGCGCCCAGCCGATCCGCGACGCCGGGGGCGAGGTCACCTTGTGGTTCGGCACCAACACCGACATCACCCAGCAGCGCGAGCACGAGGAGCAGATCGAACTACTGATGGGCGAGGTCAGCCACCGCTCGAAGAACATGCTGGCGATCGTCCAGTCGATCCTCCACCGCACCGCGCGCGGCATCGATCCCGAATTCGTCACCGGTTTCGAAAAGCGCATCGCCGCGCTGGCCGCCAACCAGGACATGCTGATCGGCCGCGGCTGGGCCGGGGCGGCGATGAGCGACATCGTCACGTCTCAGCTTGGCTCGGTGCGCGATCTCATCGGCCGCCGGGTCACCGTCGACGGCCCGGCCGAACTCATGATCCGCCCGCGCGCCGCCGAAGCCCTCGGCCTCGCCTTCCACGAGCTCACCACCAATGCGGTCAAATACGGCGCCCTGTCCAACGCCGAGGGCTGCGTCGCTTTGTCGTGGTCGGCCGGAACCTCCGGCGACGCGCCCGGCTTCACCGTCGAGTGGCGCGAGAGCGGCGGCCCGCCGGTCGCGGCGCCGACCCACAACGGCTTCGGCAGCGTGCTGATCGACCGCAATATCCGCGCCGCGCTCGGCGCCAAGGTCGCGCTCGACTTCGCGCCCGGCGGGCTGGTGTGGACCGTCACCGCCCCCATCGAGCGCACCGTCCTCGCCTGA
- the purC gene encoding phosphoribosylaminoimidazolesuccinocarboxamide synthase codes for MSRRRQIYEGKAKILYEGPEPGTLIQYFKDDATAFNAQKRGTIAGKGVINNRISELIFVALGGIGVPTHFIRRLNMREQLVRQVEIVPIEVVVRNVAAGSLSKRLGIEEGTQLPRTIIEYYYKDDALGDPMIADEHIACFGWASQDEMNDIADMAIRVNDFMCGLFAAIGIRLVDFKLEFGRVWDGDYPRIILADEISPDGCRLWDMKSNEKLDKDRFRQDLGKVEEGYQEVARRLGLLPEEGDDNPVLDLDSHRKKRGK; via the coding sequence ATGTCCCGTCGCCGCCAGATTTACGAAGGCAAGGCAAAGATCCTCTACGAGGGTCCCGAGCCCGGAACGCTGATCCAATATTTCAAGGACGACGCGACCGCCTTCAACGCCCAGAAGCGCGGGACGATCGCCGGCAAGGGGGTGATCAACAACCGCATTTCCGAGCTGATCTTCGTCGCGCTGGGCGGGATCGGCGTTCCGACCCACTTCATCCGCCGCCTCAACATGCGCGAGCAGCTCGTCCGCCAGGTCGAGATCGTGCCGATCGAAGTCGTCGTGCGCAACGTCGCCGCCGGCTCGCTGTCCAAGCGCCTCGGCATCGAGGAAGGCACCCAGCTGCCGCGCACGATCATCGAATATTATTACAAGGATGACGCGCTCGGCGACCCGATGATCGCCGACGAGCACATCGCCTGCTTCGGCTGGGCGAGCCAGGACGAGATGAACGACATCGCCGACATGGCGATCCGCGTAAACGACTTCATGTGCGGCCTGTTCGCGGCGATCGGCATTCGGCTGGTCGACTTCAAGCTCGAGTTCGGTCGCGTGTGGGACGGTGATTATCCGCGCATCATCCTCGCTGACGAGATCAGTCCCGATGGTTGCCGGCTGTGGGACATGAAGTCGAACGAGAAGCTCGACAAGGATCGCTTCCGCCAGGACCTCGGCAAGGTCGAGGAAGGCTATCAGGAGGTTGCCCGGCGCCTCGGCCTGCTGCCCGAGGAAGGCGACGACAACCCGGTCCTCGACCTCGATTCCCACCGCAAGAAACGCGGCAAGTAA